A single region of the Anaerococcus urinomassiliensis genome encodes:
- the holA gene encoding DNA polymerase III subunit delta, producing the protein MNYKEFMENLIEDKAKGIYLFDSKEDYLNTTIIDLAKEKVSFADFNLIELKGNVDFEAMKNAYETYPVMEDRKYIIWKDIDLSKNSLKEYEDLLTNLTGDIKNFPEYTTFLIFSDSSPFKGKFYKEVKKYGNIVTIDRLNKSELENFIGKRFVKASKKIKKSMLAEIVQRFSYLDRDSDLDLFDIVNTVDKIIASSEDEIVKEKDVYDQLDQILNLNIFNLTDAISRKDLKLSATTYMNMVKNDEDLFMIFHMIIRQFRNIIGIKTLVTNNKNDAYIMKSIGISPYELRKVKGFINNFTYEELFDIHSRLFDMEVRQKSQDFDMQMELLLLIQKICK; encoded by the coding sequence ATGAATTACAAAGAATTTATGGAAAATTTGATAGAAGATAAGGCAAAAGGAATCTACTTATTTGATTCTAAGGAAGATTATCTAAATACAACCATAATCGATCTTGCAAAGGAAAAAGTCTCATTTGCTGATTTTAATCTAATAGAACTAAAGGGCAATGTAGATTTTGAGGCTATGAAAAATGCCTATGAGACCTATCCTGTTATGGAAGATAGGAAATATATCATATGGAAAGATATAGATTTATCCAAAAATTCCCTCAAGGAATACGAAGATCTCCTTACAAATTTGACAGGTGATATAAAAAACTTCCCGGAATACACTACATTTCTAATCTTTTCTGACTCTAGTCCCTTTAAGGGGAAATTTTACAAGGAAGTCAAAAAGTATGGCAATATTGTAACCATTGATAGACTAAACAAAAGTGAGCTTGAGAATTTCATAGGCAAGAGATTTGTAAAAGCTAGCAAAAAAATCAAAAAATCAATGCTTGCAGAAATTGTCCAAAGATTTTCTTACCTAGATAGGGATAGTGACCTTGATTTATTTGATATAGTAAACACAGTTGATAAAATCATAGCAAGTTCTGAAGATGAGATTGTAAAAGAAAAAGATGTCTACGACCAGTTAGATCAAATACTAAATCTAAATATATTTAACTTAACCGATGCCATATCAAGGAAAGACTTGAAATTGTCAGCTACCACTTATATGAATATGGTAAAAAACGACGAAGATTTATTTATGATCTTTCATATGATTATAAGGCAATTTAGAAATATTATTGGAATCAAGACTTTAGTAACTAATAATAAAAATGATGCTTATATAATGAAGAGCATAGGCATAAGTCCATATGAACTTAGGAAGGTTAAGGGATTTATAAATAATTTCACCTATGAGGAGCTTTTTGATATCCACTCTAGGCTTTTTGATATGGAAGTTCGCCAAAAGTCTCAAGATTTTGATATGCAAATGGAATTATTGTTGCTAATTCAAAAGATTTGCAAATAA
- the rpsT gene encoding 30S ribosomal protein S20 yields the protein MANIKSAQKRIETTKRDTLRNKSRKSEVKTYIRKFDEAIEAGDIDKAREIFMQVDKRMKQAEAKNVFHKNKVARTTSRLQKALNNAQ from the coding sequence ATGGCTAATATTAAATCAGCTCAAAAGAGAATTGAAACAACAAAAAGAGATACTCTAAGAAACAAATCTCGCAAATCTGAAGTTAAAACATACATCAGAAAATTTGATGAAGCTATTGAAGCTGGAGATATCGACAAAGCTCGCGAAATTTTCATGCAAGTTGACAAAAGAATGAAACAAGCAGAAGCTAAAAATGTATTCCACAAAAATAAAGTGGCTAGAACAACATCTAGACTTCAAAAAGCATTAAATAACGCTCAATAA